In Candidatus Neptunochlamydia vexilliferae, the sequence GCATATTCTTTTTCATGCTTTTCTTGAGCCATAACTTGATTACCTTCATATAAGAAGTAAGGCGAATCCCCTGTAATAATTTCAGCTAAGTCATGGATAAGAGCCATTTTAATCGTCTTTTCTAAACCTATTTTCTTATCAAGGTATGGAGATAGTAAGATAACCATTAAGCCTACTCTCCAACAGTGATCAGCAACACTTTCATTAGTATCTTCTGAAGTATGCCCGTTCCTATGCTCTATCTTCAGTTTTTCTGCAAGATGCACAAATGATAGTATTTTTTTTAAAAAAAGCCTATCTTCCTTTACCATATTGCCAATATGATAAGGATTTCCCTAAAACTTTTCTACAGAAAATTAAAAAGGCCCTTTTGATCTTGCTCTCATTAATAGATAAACTATTAAAAATAAAACACCTACATTACTTCATCCAATAATAAAATATAAGTCCAATCAAGCTACAAATGAGCATGGCAATAAAAATAATTCTATTAGAGATTGATCTTTCTTCAAAAAACTCCCATAAATACCACATAGAAATAACCACAAAAATATGAAGAGAAGACACAGTTAACATGTTAATAAATTTCACTAATGAGGAAACACTCCTTCTTGTAGAGAAGGCTACCAGTATCACAGCGATAAAAAAAAGAGTCGAAATTATTACCCTTTCCTTCCCCTTAGAACATTTCTCAGATTCTCTAATGCTTAACTCCTTTTGCCATTAATTGCATTATTTGCTAAAAAAAAATTATAATCAAGAGAAAGCATCAGGACCATATTCGGAAAATTCTTGAAATCTAAAATACACATAATTCGTTTCTTTCATACAAAAACCCCTCTTCTCTGTATTTTTGCAGGAGAAACAGCTAAGCTAGCCTTTTTTTTCGAGTTAGCTAAAGCACCCAAAACAGCCAATTTACTCGAAAGTATGATCATGGTTTTATCTCTGTTTTGTGTGCCCGCTATAGGCCTCTTATCAGACAAGCATTGCAGAAAAAAAACCCTTGTTAGCGTCATGGTCGTCGGCTTTTTAGCACTAGTTGCCTTAATATCAGAGGGTTTTATTGCTTCTTTTTTGCAAGGAATTGTTGGATCAGCGGTTGTGCCTATAGCTAGAGCTATGTACCTCGATATCCAGGCTGATCCCAAGAAAAATTGGAAAATTAGCATGGCTGCAGTTGAAACTGTAATTATACAGGCTGCAGCATGGAGTTTTTCGGCCTTATACATCGAAAGCAATTTTACTCATATCTCAATGCTTCTCTTTTTAATCGGGATATTTTTTCTTATTCCTTTAAAAGACAAAAAGGATGCTGATCAAAAGCATATCAAGCATGAAATATCTTCTGTAAGAAAGCGGTATTTAGAAGGCTACGCATGGCAAGTACTTATTGCTTTTTTTCTCTATGATTGTGCTTTCCAACTGCCTAACTATTACTCTGAGGCATTTTTTACACATATATTATTTAGTAAGATATTAGCACTAGTTGGATCAGGAATCCTTATTGGCTCTTCAATAATATGGATACTAATTGCAATTTATCATACTAAACTTGCATCCATTAGCAGGGCTCGAAATTGTATTTACAAGGGGCTAATCGTAACTTCTGTGGGTATGTTTTTAGTTTACTTTTTACCTTTTTTTGAAGCCGGCTTTCTTCATTCTGTAGAAGTCAATGAAATGACCTTTTTTTATTTCTGCTGTATAAGTGGTATGCTCCTTGCTCTTGTCTTTGTGTATTTTGGAAACATGGTAAGAGTCCACGAGCGGGG encodes:
- a CDS encoding HD domain-containing protein; translated protein: MVKEDRLFLKKILSFVHLAEKLKIEHRNGHTSEDTNESVADHCWRVGLMVILLSPYLDKKIGLEKTIKMALIHDLAEIITGDSPYFLYEGNQVMAQEKHEKEYAAMKSLIGELPADVGKEIIDLWSEFEEQSSYEARFVLALDKMEAQIQHNEAPIHNWNDYDLEYADTLLDKYCDFDNFLSTFKKLVQEESLNKIAADISR